The Halorubrum sp. BV1 genome contains the following window.
CGACTCGAAAGAGCGCAACCTCAAACAGGCGCTCGGCGAGATCGACCGCATGGCGAGCGCGCTCGGCCTCCCCGACAACGTCCGTGAAACCGCGAGCGTCATCTACCGCCGCGCGCTCGACGAGGACCTGCTCCCCGGCCGCTCCATCGAAGGGGTCTCGACGGCGTCGCTGTACGCCGCCGCCCGACAGGCCGGGACGCCGCGAAGCCTCGACGAGATCGCCGCCGTCTCGCGGGTCGAGAAAGACGAGATCGCCCGGACGTACCGGTACGTCGTCCGCGAGCTGAAACTGGAGATCCAGCCCGCAGACCCCGGTAGCTACGTCCCACGGTTCGCGAGCGACCTCGGCCTCTCCGACGAGGCCGAGCGCCGAGCCCGGTCGCTCCTCGAAACCGCGAAGTCCGAGGGGATCCATTCGGGGAAATCGCCGGTCGGCCTCGCGGCCGCCGCCGTCTACGCGGCTTCCCTCCTAGTGAACGAGAAGGTGACCCAAAGCGACGTCAGCGATGTGGCGAACATCAGCGAGGTCACCATCCGGAACCGCTACCACGAACTGCTTGAGGCCGAAGACGGCGTCGCGCTGAACTGAACCGCGACGCGCTCCTCTCCGCCGTCTCTTCGCCGTCTCTTCGCCGTTTCTCGCTTTTCGGGCGTTTCAGGCGGTCCGACGTTTCCCACCCCTCGACGTTTCAGGCGTCCCGGCATTTCGGGCGTCTCGACGCTTCATCAGCGACGCGTCCGACCGAAACCGCGAAGAGCCGTCCGGCCAAGCGGGCGTATGGAGACCACGCGTCACTTCACGGCGACGACGTACGTCGTCAACGGCGGTGCGACAGCGCTCCACGCACACGATCGGCTCGGCATCCGCCTTCCGCCCGGCGGGCATGTGGACCGCGACGAACTGCCGCACGAGGCTGCGCTGCGGGAGGTGCGCGAAGAGACGGGGCTCGCGGCGGAGCTAGTCGCGGACGAGTCGTCGGTCACGGGACCCAACACCCGGGGGATCCCGGAACCGGCACACCTGTTGCTTCACGACATCAACGTACACGAGGGCGGCTCCGTGGGACACCAACACGTCGACCACCTCTACTTCGCTCGCGTCGACTCGCGGGAGATAACACCCAGCAGCGACGGCGAGGTCGACGCCGGCGAGTGGCGCTGGTACACCGCGGCGGAGCTTGCGGCGAGCGACCTCCAGCCGGACGTGGTCGACCTCGGCCGCGAGGCGATCGCGGCCGTCGAAGACGCGTAGCGGCGGCGCGATCCACCCGTTCCCGGGCGTCAGACGAGTGTCTCACGGTCCGGAAGCTATATGGGTCAAAGCGGGCGACGTACGCCCAAGATGGACGCACAGCGAAGATCGGAGATCACCGAGTGGGACGCTCGCGAGTTCTCGGACGGGTTCGCCGGGCTATCGCGTCTCGTCGACGGGGAGTTCTCCGGCGCGGCGACCGACGGTATGGCGTGGCTGTTCCTGTTCGAGGGGCGCGTGGTGGGCGTCGCCGACGGCGATCTCGACGGGTTCGCGGACGCGTCCGGGACCGTCTACGAGGCCCCACACGAGGTCCTTCCGGTCCTGTTCGCCATGCAGGAACGGGGCGGCGAGCCGCGGGCGCAGTACTACACGAACGACACGTCGCTCTCGGAGGCCGACCGCAAGCTCTCACAGGGGGGGTTCACCGGCTACGTCGAGCTGTCTGAGAACGTGCTCTCGGGCGACTACTACGTCACGTACACCGCCGGGGAGTCGATGGCCGCGGCGTACGTGGGCAACTCGCGTCGGCTCGAAACCGGCGACGACGCGTTCGAACTGGCCGACGACGAGGTCGGTATCTACACCGTCTACGAGGTCGAACTCGACGTCCGCGACCTGCCGTCGGGCGGCGACGCGTCGGGCGGCGCGTCGGCCGACGAGGTAACGGCGTCCGGGTCGGTCGGGAGCAAAGAGGAGACGACCGTCGGCGACGCTGAACCGGCCGCGGGCGACGCGGAGGCGACCGCGGCGGACGACGCGCTGAGAGACGCCGGGGTGGTCGACGACGCACCGGCGGACTCGGAAGACGCGACGCCCGATCCCGTCGTCGCCGATCCGTCGGACGAGCCGACGGGTGACGCGGGGCTCGACCCCGACGAGGCGGACGACGACGCCGACACCGGGGGCGATAGCTCCGGCGACGACGAGGACGGGCGCGACGATGGCCTCGACGGCGACGAGGACGGTCGCGACCACGTCAGTGCGGGGCCGAGACGAGCCGCGGATACGGCCAGTGACGCGTCGGCCGCGCCCCCGGAGTCAACGCGTGAATCGGACCGGAGCGCGACTGGACCGGCGCTCGACGGCCGGGAGCCGGATAACGGGTCCACGCCGGCGCGAGGCGCGTCCGCCGAGCGCGCGGAGACCACCGGCGACGCATCGGCGTCCCCGGCTGACGGCCCGGCGTCGCCC
Protein-coding sequences here:
- a CDS encoding transcription initiation factor IIB family protein — encoded protein: MSENVRTYTAEQVRDESETESADEELRCPECGGQLATDTEHGETVCVDCGLVVEEDEIDRGPEWRAFDSKEKDSKSRVGAPTTNMMHDKGLSTNIGWQDKDAYGKSLSSRQREKMQRLRTWNERFRTRDSKERNLKQALGEIDRMASALGLPDNVRETASVIYRRALDEDLLPGRSIEGVSTASLYAAARQAGTPRSLDEIAAVSRVEKDEIARTYRYVVRELKLEIQPADPGSYVPRFASDLGLSDEAERRARSLLETAKSEGIHSGKSPVGLAAAAVYAASLLVNEKVTQSDVSDVANISEVTIRNRYHELLEAEDGVALN
- a CDS encoding NUDIX hydrolase — translated: METTRHFTATTYVVNGGATALHAHDRLGIRLPPGGHVDRDELPHEAALREVREETGLAAELVADESSVTGPNTRGIPEPAHLLLHDINVHEGGSVGHQHVDHLYFARVDSREITPSSDGEVDAGEWRWYTAAELAASDLQPDVVDLGREAIAAVEDA